The proteins below are encoded in one region of Pongo pygmaeus isolate AG05252 chromosome 20, NHGRI_mPonPyg2-v2.0_pri, whole genome shotgun sequence:
- the ERICH4 gene encoding glutamate-rich protein 4 — translation MELWRQLSQAGLVPPGLGPPPQALREVSPVEIPGQTLRIAGADTGGAWDSLLWIREELGKLHLTDVQLLGQLCSLGLEMGALREELVTILEEEEESSKEEEEDQQPQRKQEEEHLEACPAPHPPDFEMMI, via the exons ATGGAGCTGTGGAGGCAGCTGAGTCAGGCTGGACTGGTGCCTCCGGGGCTGGGCCCACCCCCCCAGGCCCTGAGGGAGGTCTCCCCAGTGGAAATCCCTGGTCAGACCCTCAGGATTGCAGGGGCAGACACTGGAGGTGCCTGGGATAGTCTGCTGTGGATCAGGGAGGAGCTG GGGAAACTGCACCTAACGGATGTCCAACTGCTGGGacagctgtgcagcctggggctgGAGATGGGGGCGCTGCGGGAGGAACTGGTCACCAtattggaggaggaggaggagagcagcaaggaagaggaggaggatcaACAGCCCcagaggaagcaggaggaggaacACCTGGAGGCCTGCCCAGCCCCACATCCGCCTGACTTTGAGATGATGATCTGA